The Euphorbia lathyris chromosome 3, ddEupLath1.1, whole genome shotgun sequence genome contains a region encoding:
- the LOC136224688 gene encoding probable histone H2A.1, whose protein sequence is MDSTNVKKGAGGRKGGGPKKKSVTRSIRAGLQFPVGRIGRFLKNGRYARRVGSGAPVYLAAVLEYLAAEVLELAGNAARDNKKSRIIPRHILLAVRNDEELRKLLADVTIAHGGVLPNINPVLLPKKNEKATTEPKSPSKATKEPKATKAAKSPKKA, encoded by the exons ATGGACAGCACAAATGTTAAGAAGGGTGCCGGAGGTAGGAAAGGTGGAGGCCCGAAGAAGAAGTCCGTTACCAGATCCATCCGAGCTGGTCTTCAGTTTCCCGTTGGTAGAATCGGAAGGTTTTTGAAGAACGGAAGATATGCACGGCGGGTTGGATCTGGGGCTCCTGTTTACTTAGCTGCAGTTCTTGAGTATCTAGCTGCTGAA GTGCTGGAATTGGCAGGGAATGCGGCAAGAGACAACAAGAAGAGCAGGATTATACCGAGGCATATATTGCTGGCAGTGAGAAATGACGAAGAGCTTAGAAAGTTGCTTGCTGATGTAACTATTGCTCATGGAGGTGTTCTTCCGAACATTAACCCTGTGCTGTTGCCCAAAAAGAACGAGAAAGCTACCACGGAACCTAAGTCTCCTTCAAAGGCCACCAAGGAGCCAAAGGCTACTAAGGCAGCTAAGTCTCCAAAGAAGGCTTAA
- the LOC136221532 gene encoding histone H2A-like, whose protein sequence is MDSTNVKKGAGGRKGGGPKKKSVSRSVRAGLQFPVGRIGRFLKNGRYARRVGSGAPVYLAAVLEYLAAELLELAGNAARDNKKSRIIPRHILLAVRNDEELRKLLADVTIAHGGVLPNINPVLLPKKTEKASQEPKSPAKAAKSPKKA, encoded by the exons ATGGACAGCACAAATGTTAAGAAGGGTGCCGGAGGTAGGAAAGGTGGAGGCCCGAAGAAGAAGTCCGTTTCCAGATCCGTTCGAGCTGGTCTTCAGTTTCCCGTTGGTAGAATCGGAAGGTTTTTGAAGAACGGAAGATATGCACGGAGGGTCGGATCTGGGGCTCCTGTTTACTTAGCTGCAGTTCTTGAGTACCTAGCTGCTGAA TTGCTGGAATTGGCTGGGAATGCGGCAAGAGATAACAAGAAGAGCAGGATAATACCAAGGCATATATTGCTAGCAGTGAGAAATGATGAAGAGCTGAGAAAGTTGCTGGCAGATGTAACTATTGCTCATGGAGGTGTTCTTCCTAACATAAACCCTGTTCTTTTGCCCAAAAAGACAGAGAAAGCTAGCCAGGAGCCAAAATCTCCTGCCAAGGCCGCTAAGTCTCCAAAGAAAGCTTAA